Within the Pseudomonas orientalis genome, the region CTTTGCGTCTGGGTAACGAACGTTCAACTTACGACCTGACTCGCCAACTGGCTGAGCAGACATTGGCCAAACTGCGCTAGCCCCCCCGGACACCTTGAGTAACTTCGCACTGTACCCGCACCTGCTAACCGCTATATATTCTCGTACATAGCGGCAATCGGCCGTACACCTTCAAGGAGTTGCTTCATGATGATCCGCGCCGCGCGCCTGGTCCCCCTGCTTGCCGTCTTCGCCCTGGGTTCGGCGCAGGCCGATGAGGTACAGGTGGCCGTCGCCGCCAACTTTACCGCGCCGATCCAGGCGATTGCCGCCGACTTCGAGAAAGACACCGGTCACAAGCTGGTCGCGTCCTTTGGCGCCACCGGGCAGTTCTATACCCAGATCAAGAATGGCGCGCCGTTCCAGGTGTTCCTCAGTGCCGACGACACCACCCCGCAAAAACTCGAGACCGAAGGCGATACTGTCAAGGGCTCGCGCTTTACCTACGCGGTCGGCACCCTGGCCCTGTGGTCGGTGAAAGAAGGCTACGTGGATGCCCAGGGTGAAGTGCTCAAGCACAATGCGTTCAAGCACCTGTCCATCGCCAACCCGAAAGCCGCGCCTTACGGCCTGGCCGCCACTCAAGTGCTGGCCAAAGAAGGCTTGACCGACCAGGTCAGGGACAAGATCGTCGAAGGCCAGAACATCACCCAGGCCTATCAGTTCGTGTCCACCGGCAACGCCGAGTTGGGATTCGTGGCGCTGTCGCAG harbors:
- the modA gene encoding molybdate ABC transporter substrate-binding protein, producing MMIRAARLVPLLAVFALGSAQADEVQVAVAANFTAPIQAIAADFEKDTGHKLVASFGATGQFYTQIKNGAPFQVFLSADDTTPQKLETEGDTVKGSRFTYAVGTLALWSVKEGYVDAQGEVLKHNAFKHLSIANPKAAPYGLAATQVLAKEGLTDQVRDKIVEGQNITQAYQFVSTGNAELGFVALSQIYKNGKVSSGSAWIVPSSLHDPIKQDAVILTKGKDSAAAKALVDYLKGPKAAAVIKSYGYEL